Proteins encoded by one window of Ascochyta rabiei chromosome 1, complete sequence:
- a CDS encoding ABC-type xenobiotic transporter, producing MVDIKPLPPSATAEGETAALQAQIIDAGTRDKDGVAKTAETSLDVKPESKKASDAGLKNYFRVFKYGTVLDYFLIALCCLTSIGSGVAMPLMNIVFGQLVGNFTNYFIPGTSVTREEFQADINKLSLYILYLFIAKFVLSYVSMLCIRISGLRMSAALRLAYLRALFAQSVAMIDTISPGKVSTRITTSSNTVQLAISQHFAMFFQSLAFTIGLYVVSFVKGWLLTLVASAALPFILVIYGLIVPPFIKIQKVTAKHLEDASAMAFEMFSSVRVVVAFGAEAKLARLHELAVAKAGENEKKAAPLMGLMMAPQMMAMYGTFGLTFWYGIKRASEGHGNVGDITVVLFSVMMAVMNIGRLAAPIMAITKAATAATELFVTIDAPLANISGLREPEITADADITFDKVAFSYPSRPDVQILDNLNLTLSAGKVTAIVGPSGSGKSTIVGLVQRWYELAGTTAAARADITPPTPVTDEQQPQKSKKFWQRKNTDDETAEKEAAKSKKEENVEQGPNTCTGTIRVGGTDIRDVDLKWWRSKIGLVQQEPFLFNDTLFNNVAFGLCGTDMQDLSKDEKMKMVDEACREAYAEEFISKLPQGYNTLVGESGIKLSGGQRQRIAIARSIVKQPTILILDEATSAIDVRTERIVQQALDRVSRNRTTIVIAHRLSTIKRADKIVVLRQGKLVEEGTHEELVQLEAGVYRGLVYAQELTMEPEGVNDISEEAQLERVNTADAKRATVQETESQTSDKDPEYKERGLMLSFGRLLYEQRSQWLLYSISAVGILMAGAIYPLQAFIFAKVIEVFTFTDDRLVSQGNFWAGMFGVEAAAVGLAYFVLGYALHYVEVVVTSIYGKEYLNNMMRKRIAWFDDQGHSPGSLTSRLSSDVMQLRQLMTTEMSIALIAVVNLVGSLIISFVYGWKLTLVALFSIMPIILAAGYMRMRLEIEFEKKNAKVFEESSQFATEAVGAFRTVLSLIMEDTIGNRYQNLLVDHVKHAFGSAKYSTVVFAASDSLELGCMALAFWYGGTLLAAREYDVVDFFVIYTAVVQGAIAAGMWFSFAPNMAQATGAANRILSMRSPKATANPVYPALRNPSGGVSVDFEDVGFTYKSRDAQVLSHLNLHVAPGQFAALVGASGCGKSTTISLLERFYDATSGTIFYNNQDITTLDPSLYRQQIGLVSQEPTLYEGTIKDNVALSVDTATSAEIEAACKDAQIHEFVTSLPDGYNTRLGPKGMSLSGGQKQRLSLARALLRKPRLLLLDEATSSLDSESEKLVQAAIERAAGEGGRTVIAVAHRLATIQKADSIFVMGSGRVLEQGSHQELLRKRGVYWQMCQAQALDR from the exons ATGGTAGACATCAAACCACTACCGCCGTCCGCTACCGCCGAAGGAGAGACAGCTGCGCTCCAAGCACAAATCATCGATGCCGGCACACGAGACAAAGATGGTGTTGCGAAAACTGCTGAGACGAGTTTGGACGTCAAACCTGAGTCCAAGAAAGCGTCGGACGCCGGCTTGAAGAACTACTTC CGCGTCTTCAAATACGGAACCGTACTTGACTACTTCTTGATTGCCTTGTGTTGCCTCACATCAATCGGGTCCGGCGTT GCAATGCCCCTGATGAACATCGTTTTTG GCCAGCTTGTCGGTAACTTCACAAACTATTTTATCCCAGGAACAAGCGTCACGAGGGAGGAGTTTCAGGCCGATATCAACAAACTATCCCTTTACATTCTGTACTTGTTCATCGCGAAGTTTGTGCTATCTTATGTGTCAATG CTCTGCATCCGCATCAGCGGGTTGAGGATGTCTGCAGCCCTTCGCCTGGCGTACCTACGCGCTCTCTTTGCTCAATCAGTCGCCATGATAGATACTATATCCCCCGGGAAAGTATCGACCCGAATCACAACATCATCGAATACAGTCCAACTCGCGATCTCACAGCACTTTGCGATGTTCTTTCAGTCACTTGCATTCACGATCGGATTGTATGTTGTGTCTTTTGTAAAAGGCTGGCTGTTGACTCTAGTTGCCTCGGCAGCACTGCCTTTCATCTTGGTCATATATGGTCTCATCGTCCCGCCCTTCATCAAGATCCAGAAAGTCACTGCTAAACACCTCGAAGATGCTTCAGCCATGGCATTTGAGATGTTTTCTTCTGTGCGGGTTGTCGTAGCGTTTGGTGCGGAAGCCAAACTTGCTCGGCTACACGAGCTCGCCGTCGCCAAG GCTGGTGAGAATGAAAAGAAAGCTGCGCCCTTGATGGGGCTTATGATGGCTCCACAGATGATGGCAATGTATGGCACCTTCGGCTTGACCTTCTGGTACGGAATCAAACGAGCATCAGAGGGTCATGGTAATGTCGGCGATATCACCGT AGTACTTTTTTCTGTTATGATGGCGGTCATGAACATTGGTCGTTTAGCAGCTCCGATTATGGCCATCACCAAGGCCGCTACTGCAGCAACCGAACTCTTTGTGACTATCGACGCCCCTCTGGCCAATATCTCCGGATTGAGAGAACCTGAAATCACTGCTGATGCTGATATCACATTCGACAAAGTCGCCTTTTCCTACCCAAGTAGGCCTGACGTACAGATACTTGATAATCTTAACCTCACACTTAGTGCTGGCAAAGTCACAGCCATAGTCGGACCATCAGGATCGGGCAAAAGCACTATTGTTGGCCTTGTGCAGAGGTGGTACGAACTAGCAGGCACCACTGCCGCTGCGCGCGCCGACATCACTCCACCTACGCCTGTCACGGACGAGCAGCAACCACAAAAGTCGAAGAAGTTCTGGCAACGGAAGAATACTGACGACGAGACAGCCGAAAAGGAAGCGGCAAAGTCAAAGAAAGAGGAGAATGTTGAACAAGGACCAAATACCTGCACTGGAACGATCAGAGTCGGTGGAACAGACATCCGAGATGTTGACCTGAAGTGGTGGCGCTCAAAGATCGGGCTGGTTCAACAGGAGCCGTTCTTATTCAACGACACTCTATTCAACAACGTTGCTTTCGGCCTCTGCGGAACAGATATGCAAGACTTGTCAAAAGACGAGAAGATGAAAATGGTGGACGAGGCTTGTCGGGAAGCTTATGCTGAAGAATTCATCTCAAAGCTGCCCCAAGGCTACAACACTCTAGTTGGGGAGAGCGGTATCAAGCTTTCTGGGGGTCAGCGTCAGCGCATAGCCATTGCACGGAGCATTGTAAAGCAGCCCACCATTCTCATCCTGGATGAAGCGACCAGTGCAATTGACGTGCGCACAGAGCGGATAGTTCAGCAAGCCTTGGACCGCGTTTCGAGGAACCGGACCACTATCGTCATTGCCCATCGCCTCTCTACTATTAAGCGGGCGGATAAGATTGTGGTTCTGCGCCAGGGCAAACTTGTCGAAGAGGGTACCCACGAAGAGCTCGTGCAGCTCGAAGCAGGTGTCTACCGCGGTCTCGTATATGCTCAAGAGCTAACGATGGAGCCGGAAGGTGTCAACGATATATCTGAGGAGGCTCAGCTTGAGCGTGTCAACACTGCAGATGCGAAGCGTGCTACCGTACAAGAAACGGAGTCGCAGACGTCTGACAAGGATCCTGAATACAAGGAGCGAGGACTGATGCTCAGCTTCGGGCGCCTACTCTATGAGCAGCGTAGCCAATGGCTGCTCTACTCAATCTCGGCAGTCGGGATTCTTATGGCTGGAGCTATCTACCCGTTGCAGGCTTTCATCTTTGCGAAAGTCATCGAAGTCTTCACCTTTACCGACGACCGTCTTGTCAGCCAAGGTAACTTCTGGGCAGGCATGTTTGGTGTGGAAGCCGCTGCTGTCGGTCTTGCCTATTTTGTCCTTGGGTACGCTCTCCACTACGTGGAAGTTGTCGTCACGTCGATATACGGAAAAGAATATCTGAACAACATGATGCGAAAGAGGATTGCGTGGTTTGACGACCAGGGACATTCCCCAGGATCTCTCACCTCTCGCTTAAGTTCCGACGTCATGCAACTTCGACAACTCATGACAACCGAGATGTCCATTGCACTCATCGCAGTCGTTAATCTGGTCGGGTCTCTGATCATCTCTTTTGTCTACGGCTGGAAGCTCACCCTAGTCGCCCTCTTTTCGATCATGCCAATCATTCTTGCTGCAGGCTACATGCGCATGCGTCTGGAGATTGAGTTCGAGAAGAAGAACGCCAAAGTGTTTGAGGAAAGTAGTCAGTTCGCTACAGAGGCCGTTGGCGCCTTTCGGACGGTACTTAGTCTCATCATGGAGGACACGATCGGAAACCGATACCAAAATCTGCTGGTCGATCACGTCAAGCATGCCTTTGGCAGTGCGAAGTACTCGACTGTTGTGTTCGCGGCGAGCGACAGCCTCGAGTTAGGTTGCATGGCTTTGGCATTCTGGTACGGCGGTACGCTACTTGCTGCGAGGGAGTACGACGTCGTTGATTTCTTCGTCATATACACTGCGGTGGTACAGGGTGCTATTGCTGCTGGCATGTGGTTCAGCTTTGCACCAA ACATGGCTCAAGCAACTGGAGCAGCAAATCGCATCCTCAGTATGCGCTCTCCCAAAGCCACCGCTAATCCTGTCTATCCAGCACTACGCAATCCTTCTGGCGGTGTCAGCGTCGACTTTGAGGATGTCGGCTTCACCTACAAGTCTCGTGACGCTCAAGTGCTCTCGCATCTCAATCTTCACGTTGCTCCTGGGCAATTCGCTGCATTGGTTGGTGCATCCG GCTGTGGTAAATCTACCACTATTTCTCTTCTCGAGCGCTTCTACGATGCCACCTCCGGCACAATCTTCTACAACAACCAAGACATAACGACTCTCGATCCATCCCTCTATCGCCAGCAGATCGGACTTGTATCGCAGGAGCCTACGCTCTACGAAGGTACCATCAAAGACAACGTCGCACTTTCCGTCGACACCGCCACCAGCGCCGAAATAGAAGCTGCGTGCAAAGACGCCCAGATCCACGAATTCGTCACCAGTCTACCAGACGGATACAACACCCGCCTAGGACCTAAGGGCATGTCTCTAAGCGGCGGCCAAAAGCAACGCCTCAGTCTCGCGAGAGCGTTGTTGCGGAAACCGAGACTGCTGTTGTTAGACGAAGCGACCTCTTCGCTCGACAGTGAGAGCGAGAAGCTGGTACAAGCAGCCATTGAGAGAGCAGCAGGCGAGGGCGGCAGGACCGTGATAGCGGTTGCGCATCGACTCGCGACGATTCAGAAGGCGGACTCCATCTTTGTTATGGGGAGTGGGAGGGTGTTGGAGCAGGGTAGTCACCAGGAACTGCTGAGGAAACGCGGCGTGTATTGGCAGATG TGTCAAGCTCAGGCGCTGGATCGCTAG
- a CDS encoding ABC-type xenobiotic transporter, with product MVDIKPLPPSATAEGETAALQAQIIDAGTRDKDGVAKTAETSLDVKPESKKASDAGLKNYFRVFKYGTVLDYFLIALCCLTSIGSGVAMPLMNIVFGQLVGNFTNYFIPGTSVTREEFQADINKLSLYILYLFIAKFVLSYVSMLCIRISGLRMSAALRLAYLRALFAQSVAMIDTISPGKVSTRITTSSNTVQLAISQHFAMFFQSLAFTIGLYVVSFVKGWLLTLVASAALPFILVIYGLIVPPFIKIQKVTAKHLEDASAMAFEMFSSVRVVVAFGAEAKLARLHELAVAKAGENEKKAAPLMGLMMAPQMMAMYGTFGLTFWYGIKRASEGHGNVGDITVVLFSVMMAVMNIGRLAAPIMAITKAATAATELFVTIDAPLANISGLREPEITADADITFDKVAFSYPSRPDVQILDNLNLTLSAGKVTAIVGPSGSGKSTIVGLVQRWYELAGTTAAARADITPPTPVTDEQQPQKSKKFWQRKNTDDETAEKEAAKSKKEENVEQGPNTCTGTIRVGGTDIRDVDLKWWRSKIGLVQQEPFLFNDTLFNNVAFGLCGTDMQDLSKDEKMKMVDEACREAYAEEFISKLPQGYNTLVGESGIKLSGGQRQRIAIARSIVKQPTILILDEATSAIDVRTERIVQQALDRVSRNRTTIVIAHRLSTIKRADKIVVLRQGKLVEEGTHEELVQLEAGVYRGLVYAQELTMEPEGVNDISEEAQLERVNTADAKRATVQETESQTSDKDPEYKERGLMLSFGRLLYEQRSQWLLYSISAVGILMAGAIYPLQAFIFAKVIEVFTFTDDRLVSQGNFWAGMFGVEAAAVGLAYFVLGYALHYVEVVVTSIYGKEYLNNMMRKRIAWFDDQGHSPGSLTSRLSSDVMQLRQLMTTEMSIALIAVVNLVGSLIISFVYGWKLTLVALFSIMPIILAAGYMRMRLEIEFEKKNAKVFEESSQFATEAVGAFRTVLSLIMEDTIGNRYQNLLVDHVKHAFGSAKYSTVVFAASDSLELGCMALAFWYGGTLLAAREYDVVDFFVIYTAVVQGAIAAGMWFSFAPNMAQATGAANRILSMRSPKATANPVYPALRNPSGGVSVDFEDVGFTYKSRDAQVLSHLNLHVAPGQFAALVGASGCGKSTTISLLERFYDATSGTIFYNNQDITTLDPSLYRQQIGLVSQEPTLYEGTIKDNVALSVDTATSAEIEAACKDAQIHEFVTSLPDGYNTRLGPKGMSLSGGQKQRLSLARALLRKPRLLLLDEATSSLDSESEKLVQAAIERAAGEGGRTVIAVAHRLATIQKADSIFVMGSGRVLEQGSHQELLRKRGVYWQMVSQLFGAVKGSVLIMDSVKLRRWIARSGFRTVV from the exons ATGGTAGACATCAAACCACTACCGCCGTCCGCTACCGCCGAAGGAGAGACAGCTGCGCTCCAAGCACAAATCATCGATGCCGGCACACGAGACAAAGATGGTGTTGCGAAAACTGCTGAGACGAGTTTGGACGTCAAACCTGAGTCCAAGAAAGCGTCGGACGCCGGCTTGAAGAACTACTTC CGCGTCTTCAAATACGGAACCGTACTTGACTACTTCTTGATTGCCTTGTGTTGCCTCACATCAATCGGGTCCGGCGTT GCAATGCCCCTGATGAACATCGTTTTTG GCCAGCTTGTCGGTAACTTCACAAACTATTTTATCCCAGGAACAAGCGTCACGAGGGAGGAGTTTCAGGCCGATATCAACAAACTATCCCTTTACATTCTGTACTTGTTCATCGCGAAGTTTGTGCTATCTTATGTGTCAATG CTCTGCATCCGCATCAGCGGGTTGAGGATGTCTGCAGCCCTTCGCCTGGCGTACCTACGCGCTCTCTTTGCTCAATCAGTCGCCATGATAGATACTATATCCCCCGGGAAAGTATCGACCCGAATCACAACATCATCGAATACAGTCCAACTCGCGATCTCACAGCACTTTGCGATGTTCTTTCAGTCACTTGCATTCACGATCGGATTGTATGTTGTGTCTTTTGTAAAAGGCTGGCTGTTGACTCTAGTTGCCTCGGCAGCACTGCCTTTCATCTTGGTCATATATGGTCTCATCGTCCCGCCCTTCATCAAGATCCAGAAAGTCACTGCTAAACACCTCGAAGATGCTTCAGCCATGGCATTTGAGATGTTTTCTTCTGTGCGGGTTGTCGTAGCGTTTGGTGCGGAAGCCAAACTTGCTCGGCTACACGAGCTCGCCGTCGCCAAG GCTGGTGAGAATGAAAAGAAAGCTGCGCCCTTGATGGGGCTTATGATGGCTCCACAGATGATGGCAATGTATGGCACCTTCGGCTTGACCTTCTGGTACGGAATCAAACGAGCATCAGAGGGTCATGGTAATGTCGGCGATATCACCGT AGTACTTTTTTCTGTTATGATGGCGGTCATGAACATTGGTCGTTTAGCAGCTCCGATTATGGCCATCACCAAGGCCGCTACTGCAGCAACCGAACTCTTTGTGACTATCGACGCCCCTCTGGCCAATATCTCCGGATTGAGAGAACCTGAAATCACTGCTGATGCTGATATCACATTCGACAAAGTCGCCTTTTCCTACCCAAGTAGGCCTGACGTACAGATACTTGATAATCTTAACCTCACACTTAGTGCTGGCAAAGTCACAGCCATAGTCGGACCATCAGGATCGGGCAAAAGCACTATTGTTGGCCTTGTGCAGAGGTGGTACGAACTAGCAGGCACCACTGCCGCTGCGCGCGCCGACATCACTCCACCTACGCCTGTCACGGACGAGCAGCAACCACAAAAGTCGAAGAAGTTCTGGCAACGGAAGAATACTGACGACGAGACAGCCGAAAAGGAAGCGGCAAAGTCAAAGAAAGAGGAGAATGTTGAACAAGGACCAAATACCTGCACTGGAACGATCAGAGTCGGTGGAACAGACATCCGAGATGTTGACCTGAAGTGGTGGCGCTCAAAGATCGGGCTGGTTCAACAGGAGCCGTTCTTATTCAACGACACTCTATTCAACAACGTTGCTTTCGGCCTCTGCGGAACAGATATGCAAGACTTGTCAAAAGACGAGAAGATGAAAATGGTGGACGAGGCTTGTCGGGAAGCTTATGCTGAAGAATTCATCTCAAAGCTGCCCCAAGGCTACAACACTCTAGTTGGGGAGAGCGGTATCAAGCTTTCTGGGGGTCAGCGTCAGCGCATAGCCATTGCACGGAGCATTGTAAAGCAGCCCACCATTCTCATCCTGGATGAAGCGACCAGTGCAATTGACGTGCGCACAGAGCGGATAGTTCAGCAAGCCTTGGACCGCGTTTCGAGGAACCGGACCACTATCGTCATTGCCCATCGCCTCTCTACTATTAAGCGGGCGGATAAGATTGTGGTTCTGCGCCAGGGCAAACTTGTCGAAGAGGGTACCCACGAAGAGCTCGTGCAGCTCGAAGCAGGTGTCTACCGCGGTCTCGTATATGCTCAAGAGCTAACGATGGAGCCGGAAGGTGTCAACGATATATCTGAGGAGGCTCAGCTTGAGCGTGTCAACACTGCAGATGCGAAGCGTGCTACCGTACAAGAAACGGAGTCGCAGACGTCTGACAAGGATCCTGAATACAAGGAGCGAGGACTGATGCTCAGCTTCGGGCGCCTACTCTATGAGCAGCGTAGCCAATGGCTGCTCTACTCAATCTCGGCAGTCGGGATTCTTATGGCTGGAGCTATCTACCCGTTGCAGGCTTTCATCTTTGCGAAAGTCATCGAAGTCTTCACCTTTACCGACGACCGTCTTGTCAGCCAAGGTAACTTCTGGGCAGGCATGTTTGGTGTGGAAGCCGCTGCTGTCGGTCTTGCCTATTTTGTCCTTGGGTACGCTCTCCACTACGTGGAAGTTGTCGTCACGTCGATATACGGAAAAGAATATCTGAACAACATGATGCGAAAGAGGATTGCGTGGTTTGACGACCAGGGACATTCCCCAGGATCTCTCACCTCTCGCTTAAGTTCCGACGTCATGCAACTTCGACAACTCATGACAACCGAGATGTCCATTGCACTCATCGCAGTCGTTAATCTGGTCGGGTCTCTGATCATCTCTTTTGTCTACGGCTGGAAGCTCACCCTAGTCGCCCTCTTTTCGATCATGCCAATCATTCTTGCTGCAGGCTACATGCGCATGCGTCTGGAGATTGAGTTCGAGAAGAAGAACGCCAAAGTGTTTGAGGAAAGTAGTCAGTTCGCTACAGAGGCCGTTGGCGCCTTTCGGACGGTACTTAGTCTCATCATGGAGGACACGATCGGAAACCGATACCAAAATCTGCTGGTCGATCACGTCAAGCATGCCTTTGGCAGTGCGAAGTACTCGACTGTTGTGTTCGCGGCGAGCGACAGCCTCGAGTTAGGTTGCATGGCTTTGGCATTCTGGTACGGCGGTACGCTACTTGCTGCGAGGGAGTACGACGTCGTTGATTTCTTCGTCATATACACTGCGGTGGTACAGGGTGCTATTGCTGCTGGCATGTGGTTCAGCTTTGCACCAA ACATGGCTCAAGCAACTGGAGCAGCAAATCGCATCCTCAGTATGCGCTCTCCCAAAGCCACCGCTAATCCTGTCTATCCAGCACTACGCAATCCTTCTGGCGGTGTCAGCGTCGACTTTGAGGATGTCGGCTTCACCTACAAGTCTCGTGACGCTCAAGTGCTCTCGCATCTCAATCTTCACGTTGCTCCTGGGCAATTCGCTGCATTGGTTGGTGCATCCG GCTGTGGTAAATCTACCACTATTTCTCTTCTCGAGCGCTTCTACGATGCCACCTCCGGCACAATCTTCTACAACAACCAAGACATAACGACTCTCGATCCATCCCTCTATCGCCAGCAGATCGGACTTGTATCGCAGGAGCCTACGCTCTACGAAGGTACCATCAAAGACAACGTCGCACTTTCCGTCGACACCGCCACCAGCGCCGAAATAGAAGCTGCGTGCAAAGACGCCCAGATCCACGAATTCGTCACCAGTCTACCAGACGGATACAACACCCGCCTAGGACCTAAGGGCATGTCTCTAAGCGGCGGCCAAAAGCAACGCCTCAGTCTCGCGAGAGCGTTGTTGCGGAAACCGAGACTGCTGTTGTTAGACGAAGCGACCTCTTCGCTCGACAGTGAGAGCGAGAAGCTGGTACAAGCAGCCATTGAGAGAGCAGCAGGCGAGGGCGGCAGGACCGTGATAGCGGTTGCGCATCGACTCGCGACGATTCAGAAGGCGGACTCCATCTTTGTTATGGGGAGTGGGAGGGTGTTGGAGCAGGGTAGTCACCAGGAACTGCTGAGGAAACGCGGCGTGTATTGGCAGATGGTGAGTCAACTCTTTGGAGCTGTGAAGGGGAGTGTGCTAATCATGGATAGTGTCAAGCTCAGGCGCTGGATCGCTAGGTCTGGCTTTCGAACTGTGGTGTAA
- a CDS encoding suppressor of deletion of TFIIS, translating into MAQENEKPVFFFDIDNCLYPKSLKIHDMMAELIDKYFQTHLELSQKEANELHYKYYREYGLAIEGLVRHHRINALDYNKQVDDALPLDDVIKPDLELRKLIEDIDTSKVRLWLFTNAYVTHGKRVVKLLKIDDLFEGMTYCDYSSDRFVCKPQAEMFDEAMEQAGVTDNQKCYFVDDSYINCKAAHERGWKVAHYLDPGMEPPPQQAAKHQIRDLQELRKTFPEVFKGS; encoded by the exons ATGGCGCAAGAAAACGAGAAGCCGGTGTTCTTCTTTGACATCGACAATTGC CTTTACCCAAAGA GTCTCAAAATCCACGACATGATGGCTGAGCTTATAG ACAAATATTTCCAAACCCACCTTGAACTGTCACAAAAAGAGGCCAACGAACTTCACTACAAGTACTATCGAGAATACGGACTTGCTATTGAAGGTCTTGTCAGACACCACAGGATTAATGCATTGGACTACAACAAACAGGTCGACGATGCCTTGCCTCTGGATGACGTGATCAAGCCAGACCTGGAGTTGCGCAAGCTGATCGAAGACATCGACACAAGCAAAGTCCGTTTGTGGCTGTTCACGAATGCCTACGTCACTCATGGCAAGCGTGTGGTTAAGCTATTGAAGATTGATGACCTGTTCGAGGGGATGACATACTGTGACTACAGTTCGGATAGATTCGTCTGCAAACCGCAAGCTGAGATGTTCGACGAAGCCATGGAACAAGCGGGAGTGACCGACAATCAGAAATGCTATTTCGTGG ACGATTCGTATATAAATTGTAAGGCCGCCCATGAACGAGGGTGGAAGGTTGCACACTACTTGGACCCCGGCATGGAACCACCTCCACAGCAGGCTGCGAAGCACCAAATCAGGGATCTACAGGAATTGAGAAAGACGTTCCCTGAGGTATTCAAGGGCTCATGA
- a CDS encoding Maintenance of telomere capping protein 6 — protein sequence MSSNNNLYDPDQDAVNTRWIQPWSEAFRAQRDVGLRIPIDFHTLAAVSLTQACFVDNQFEHNAFQKCFSNLLGVGFPRFEVDVYWDALRSVWSLCPVELPLNDTEVQSDAPVISGPTISVSTGTANARVPETTATMPAPLKVRQGGSASSQSELSSVTVENPLPSSSPGPTSPSAQPTIISFPTVKGPPILQIGRYNCTSQMTLGLLTGLLEDFLDKTSTTTGAFVTFLNLNIHAAATLSNPNGPAPQLTEDQVPKSGDLLSDIVNGNLSSVLYSPKTLAEQRANLNSSWYDVEWENLPAQGYYESSQNSAGNIFTQSGWPTEVLMEFQDLKRLITSYGTVDDQMTAYDISGDLEDIFPPGTITNQRPVLFDTTGQISSGCYFPSVENTITLQTNSSFARALPPTVNIDTNPDLMSPISSVSNLTRCGIIPFLNQSLASTTADKNPLPYAAYVHSTLWSWAPGQPLNVTRSSSTANRCAVMSTSSYPGRWEVTDCRSRYRGACQNPQQPYYWEISSDNSDFNSATALCRSPLQFAVPHTALENAHLFAALQNSSKPNEPIYINLNQLNTPDCWVIGINGTCPYLQSTDTNRTRIVVIPTVAAVIIFVLAVFTFFVKCASNRREDRRGRSRKMVGGWDYEGVPS from the exons ATGTCGTCCAATAACAACCTCTACGACCCGGACCAAGATGCTGTAAATACGCGCTGGATACAACCTTGGAGTGAAGCATTTCGG GCGCAACGTGATGTCGGGCTCCGCATCCCCATTGACTTCCATACCTTGGCGGCAGTCTCTTTGACGCAAGCTTGCTTTGTTGACAACCAGTTTGAGCACAACGCATTTCAGAAGTGCTTCTCCAATCTCCTTGGAGTCGGATTCCCTAGATTCGAGGTGGACGTCTACTGGGATGCATTACGATCAGTATGGAGTCTGTGTCCGGTTGAGCTTCCGCTTAATGATACCGAAGTTCAAAGCGATGCACCTGTAATCTCTGGTCCGACTATCTCCGTCTCTACAGGGACTGCGAATGCTAGAGTACCAGAGACTACTGCGACGATGCCAGCGCCACTGAAAGTTCGTCAGGGTGGTTCGGCATCGAGTCAATCTGAGTTATCATCTGTCACAGTGGAAAACCCGTTACCCTCAAGCTCGCCTGGTCCAACAAGTCCCTCCGCACAGCCGACTATAATCAGCTTTCCGACTGTGAAGGGTCCCCCAATCTTGCAGATTGGACGCTACAACTGCACCTCACAAATGACTTTAGGTCTTTTGACTGGATTGCTGGAAGACTTTCTCGACAAGACATCCACAACGACCGGCGCCTTTGTCACGTTCCTCAATCTCAACATCCATGCTGCAGCAACTCTCTCAAACCCGAATGGCCCGGCACCGCAGCTCACTGAAGATCAAGTACCAAAATCCGGCGATCTTTTGAGTGACATCGTGAACGGTAACCTCTCGAGCGTCCTGTATTCTCCAAAAACCCTAGCAGAGCAGCGTGCGAATCTGAACAGTAGCTGGTATGACGTGGAGTGGGAAAACCTTCCTGCACAGGGCTACTACGAATCTTCTCAGAACTCAGCAGGCAACATCTTCACCCAAAGTGGTTGGCCGACTGAGGTGTTGATGGAGTTTCAGGACCTGAAGCGCCTCATCACGAGTTATGGCACAGTCGATGACCAGATGACGGCGTACGATATCAGCGGCGATTTGGAAGACATATTTCCTCCCGGTACCATTACCAATCAGCGACCGGTCTTGTTCGATACTACTGGACAAATTAGTTCTGGATGCTACTTCCCGTCTGTCGAAAACACGATTACTTTACAGACAAACTCGTCGTTCGCTCGTGCGTTGCCACCAACAGTGAACATCGATACCAACCCCGACCTCATGAGTCCAATCTCATCTGTGTCTAACTTGACCCGTTGCGGTATTATTCCTTTCTTAAACCAGTCACTCGCAAGCACCACAGCAGACAAAAATCCCTTGCCTTATGCCGCGTATGTGCATTCAACCCTCTGGTCATGGGCACCAGGCCAACCCTTAAACGTGACGAGAAGTAGTTCCACCGCCAATCGCTGTGCAGTCATGAGCACCTCTTCCTATCCTGGCCGATGGGAGGTGACGGACTGTCGTAGTCGATATCGCGGAGCTTGTCAGAACCCACAACAACCATACTATTGGGAAATCTCGTCTGATAATTCCGATTTCAATAGCGCCACTGCGCTATGTCGCTCGCCGTTACAATTCGCTGTTCCGCACACTGCGCTCGAAAATGCACATCTTTTCGCTGCCTTGCAGAACTCCAGCAAGCCCAACGAGCCAATCTACATCAATCTCAATCAGCTTAATACTCCAGACTGTTGGGTCATCGGCATCAATGGCACATGTCCATATCTTCAATCCACAGACACAAATCGTACGCGCATAGTGGTTATACCTACGGTAGCCGCTGTCATCATCTTTGTTCTAGCGGTATTCACCTTTTTTGTCAAGTGTGCATCGAATAGAAGGGAAGACAGAAGGggtagaagtagaaagaTGGTTGGCGGATGGGATTATGAAGGCGTGCCCAGTTGA